A stretch of Bos mutus isolate GX-2022 chromosome 8, NWIPB_WYAK_1.1, whole genome shotgun sequence DNA encodes these proteins:
- the BARX1 gene encoding homeobox protein BarH-like 1 produces MQRPGEPGAARFGPPEGCADHRPHRYRSFMIEEILTEPPGPKGAAPAAAAAAAGELLKFGVQALLAARPFHSHLAVLKAEQAAVFKFPLAPLGCSGLGSALLAAGPGLPGAAGAPHLPLELQLRGKLEAPGAGEPGTKAKKGRRSRTVFTELQLMGLEKRFEKQKYLSTPDRIDLAESLGLSQLQVKTWYQNRRMKWKKIVLQGGGLESPTKPKGRPKKNSIPTSEQLTEQERAKEAEKTVEAPGEASDRSHED; encoded by the exons ATGCAGCGGCCGGGGGAGCCGGGCGCAGCGCGCTTCGGGCCGCCCGAGGGCTGCGCCGACCACCGGCCGCACCGCTACCGCAGCTTCATGATCGAGGAAATCCTCACTGAGCCTCCGGGGCCCAAGGGCGccgctcccgccgccgccgccgccgccgcgggcgAGCTGCTCAAGTTCGGCGTGCAGGCGCTACTGGCGGCGCGGCCCTTCCACAGCCACCTGG CCGTGCTGAAGGCCGAGCAGGCGGCGGTGTTTAAGTTCCCGCTGGCGCCGCTCGGCTGCTCCGGACTGGGCTCGGCGCTGCTGGCCGCGGGGCCTGGGCTCCCCGGCGCGGCGGGCGCTCCGCACCTGCCGCTGGAGCTGCAGCTTCGCGGGAAGCTGGAAGCGCCAGGCGCTGGGGAGCCGGGCACCAAGGCCAAGAAGGGGCGTCGGAGCCGCACCGTGTTCACCGAGCTGCAGCTGATGGGCCTAGAGAAACGCTTTGAGAAGCAGAAGTACCTCTCCACGCCGGACAG AATAGATCTCGCCGAGTCCCTGGGTCTGAGCCAGTTGCAAGTTAAGACGTGGTACCAGAATCGAAggatgaaatggaagaaaata GTGCTACAGGGCGGCGGCCTGGAGTCTCCCACCAAGCCCAAGGGGAGGCCAAAGAAGAACTCCATCCCCACGAGCGAACAGCTGACGGAGCAGGAGCGCGCCAAGGAGGCGGAGAAGACGGTGGAAGCACCAGGCGAGGCCAGCGACCGGAGCCACGAGGACTGA